A segment of the Collimonas fungivorans genome:
TCATCGCGCGGGCTGACATACAAATAGGTTTCCAGTTCGCGCCGCAAAACCATGAACGGGGTTGCCTGCAAAGGCATCTTCGGATCAAGCTTCTGGCGGAACGCCTTGCTGATGCCGTCCGCCAGCACCGTCGCCGCCAGGTAGATCAGCGCCTCGTCGATCTGCTGCTGGTAGCTATGGGCGATGCCGTCGTCGGCAATCAGTTTCCAGATTTGCGCCACGCTTTGCTTGTCCAGGGCCAGCAGCCAGTCGGCGTCTTCCGGGGTTGGAAACAGGGCAGTAAACAAAGCGGACAAATCGGCCTCGAACGGCGGTTTCGGCAGCACCAGCTTCACCGCGTGTTCGGTCAGCTCACTGAAGAACGCCGGTTCATGCGGCAGCCCGGTGGCGCAAAACAGCTCGGGCCGGCCGCCTCGCGCAAGGTTTTCTGCAATGTGGCTTGCACTACCCGGCGGACGTCGCGGTTGCTGTCCAGCCATTCCAGCAGGAAACGCAGGCGCTGCTGCTTGACCCGCAACCTGGCGTCGTCGTCGAGCATGGAAACTTTAGGGACGTGGCGCAGCCACTGGACAATATCGATGATCCAGTTGGCGCGTTCCTGCCAGGAATAAAATGGATTGGCACGGCGCATCAAAGCGTCGACCTGGGTGGCGTGGTGCCGGCTATCTGCCTCCAGGTGCCGCTCGCCGTGTCGAAACCGGCGCCACATTACCCGCAGGCGGAGAAACAGAATTTTCATTGGCTATTTTTACAACAATGCGATAACAGTGAGGATGAGCTTGTCTTGTCAGGACAGCGCGTTTTTGAGCCTGGGCCAGCCAATCGGCCATCTCGTTTATACTCGGCCTTGTTTACTCCCTTATTGCTTCCTCATCACGACAATGCGACCTGAGACACGTTTTGAAAGTTCCCCCAGTTACGTCGCTACCGACGACCTGAAACTGGCAGTCAACGCGGCCCTGACGCTGCAACGGCCATTGCTGATCAAGGGCGAGCCGGGCACCGGCAAAACCATGCTGGCCGAAGAAGTGGCCGCCGCCCTCAACATGCCCTTGCTGCAATGGCATATCAAGTCGACCACAAAAGCCCAGCAAGGCTTGTACGAATACGACGCCGTATCACGCCTGCGCGATTCGCAGCTGGGAGACGCCAGGGTCAAGGACATCCACAACTACATCGTCAAAGGTGTCCTGTGGCAAGCGTTTGATGCAGACGAACAAGTGGTATTGCTGATCGATGAGATCGACAAAGCAGACATTGAGTTCCCCAACGACTTGCTGCGCGAGCTGGACCGCATGGAATTTTACGTTTATGAAACACGTGAAATGGTGCGCGCCAAGCACCGGCCGCTGGTCATCATTACCTCGAACAATGAAAAGGAATTGCCGGACGCCTTCCTGCGCCGCTGTTTCTTCCATTACATCAAGTTCCCGGACAAGGCGACCATGCAGGACATCGTCAATGTGCACTTCCCCAACCTGAAAAAAGACTTGCTGGCGCAGGCGCTGGAAACCTTCTACCAGGTGCGCGACGTCGCCGGGCTGAAGAAGAAACCGTCGACCTCGGAACTGCTGGACTGGCTCAAGCTGCTGCTGGCTGAAGACATCCCGCCGGAAGCCCTGCACAGCAGCGACGCCAAGGCGCTGGTGCCGCCGCTGCACGGCGCCCTGCTGAAGAACGAACAGGATGTGCATCTGTTTGAGCGCCTGGTGTTCATGGCCAGGAAAAACCGGTAAATCCCGTGCTGATCGATTTTTTCTTCACCCTGAAAGACGCCAAGATTCCGGTGTCGATCAAGGAATTCCTGCTCCTGCTGGAAGCGCTGCAGCGCAAAGTCATTTCGCCCACGCTCGATAATTTCTACTATCTGGCGCGCACCACGCTGGTCAAGGACGAAGCCCATTTCGACAAGTTCGACCAGGCTTTCGGCCGCTATTTCAAGGGCATCCAGAGCGTCTTCGAGAAAAACGCCGAGATCCCGCTGGAGTGGCTGATCCAGCGCATGAAGCGTGAATTGTCGCCGGAACAGCAGGCGCAGCTGGAGAAATTCGGCTACGACAAGCTGATGGACCGCCTGCAGGAATTGCTGGAAGAACAGAAAGAACGGCACGAAGGCGGCAACAAATGGATAGGCACCGGCGGCACGTCGCCGTTCGGCCACGGCGGCAGCAATCCGGAGGGCATCCGCATCGGCGGCAGCGGCGGCAACCGCACTGCGGTCAAGGTGTGGGATGCGCGCGCCTACCGCGACTACGACGACGAGCGCGAACTGGGCACGCGCAATATCAAGGTCGCCCTGCGCCGCCTGCGCAAGTTCGCGCGCGAAGGCGTCGCCGAAGAACTGGCGCTGGACGACACCATACGCGCCACGGCTAACAATGCCGGCTACCTCGACATCAAGATGCGGCCTGAGCGCAAGAACAATATCAAGGTATTGATGCTGCTGGATGTCGGCGGCACCATGGACGACCACATCGCCCGCACCGAAGAGCTGTTCAGCGCCGCCAAGACAGAATTCAAGAACATGGAATTTTTTTATTTCCACAACTGCGTCTACGACTACCTGTGGAAAAACAACCAGCGCCGCCATGCCGAACGGTTCCCGACCTGGGATATCCTGCGCAAGTACACGCCGGACACCAAGCTGATCTTTGTCGGCGACGCCACCATGAGCCCCTATGAAATCCTGCAGCCGGGCGGTTCGGTCGAATACAACAATGAAGAAGCTGGCGCCGAATGGCTGCAGCGCTTCACCAAGGCCTTTCCCAAGTTCGTCTGGCTCAATCCCGAACCCGAAGGTTTGTGGCAGTACCGGCAGTCGGTCGAAGTAATACGGCAGCTGATGAGCAACCGCATGTTTCCGGTGACCATGGACGGCCTCGAGCGCGGCATGCGCTTGCTCAGCAAGTAACTCAGTAGTAACTCAGCAAACGAACAGCGCCGGCCTTAGCGCCGCAAAGACAGGAATTTCCCCAAGGCCAGCAAGATCTGCGGCTGCTCCAGGTGACGGCTGAGAAAACCGTCGCACTCCACCTGCCGCGCCCGCACATGGTCATAGGCAAAATTCTTGTCGATCAGGAAGATCACCGCAATCCTTGTATCTTTATGCTGATGCTTGATGATGGTGCACAGATCGTAGGGATCGAAGCTGGCCAGCTGCGGATTGATCAGCACGACCGAAATGGTTTGGCGCGCATAAACTTCAGCTGCCGCATCCGGATTGCCGGCCCACTCTACCGGCACCACATGGTGCGCCATGGCCACCGCCAGGTCGTCGCGGAACGTCGACTGGTTGTCGATCACCAGGATGCGGTCGCTTTGCGGCGGCTTGCTGCGCATGCGTTCGTATTCTTGCGGATCGGTCAGGTCGAGGTCGAGCCGCTCGCGCCGGCGCCGTTCCGGCACGTTGTTGGCCAAGGCAGTATCGGCTGGATTTTGCTTGGCCAACATGATCTGGCGCCGCTCCATCAAGGTATCCAGCGCATCAAACAGCTTCAGCCAGCGGATCGGCCGCTCGACGGTGGCAAACGGCAGTTCCACGTTAGACGTGCCGACCAGCAAGGCCGGCCGCAGATTGTTGGGTTCCATGTCGGCCAGGGTCGCCAGCGCTTTCAGGTCGTCAGCGTTGACCAGGTACAGGTCCGGCTCCTGCAGGCTGTCGGCAGGCAAGCGGAAATATTGCTTCTCGCGATTTTGCTCGACCGAAAAAGTAGCGTCGAAAATATTGATTTCGCGGGCGGAAAAGCCGATGAAGCGAATCGCGAATGATACGTTATGATTTTTCATTTTTTTGTATGCCCCCTGCTGCACGAACATCGGCGAAACCATGATAGCAGCGCCTTATTTAACTTTCATTTTTATTACCGGACTGTGCAAAACAACAACATTCGCTTGCTGGCAGCCAACAAAACCAGCCCTTGAATCCGCGCATTAGCCCACTGTCCTCAAGCGATATTTCTTTTACCGCATCTTGCCTGCGCAACCGGACGGCTTTTTCATTAGAATGCGCAAGGGATAATAACGAGTAATCTCTGCCGTAATGGCAAACCAGTTCCAAATTAACAATAATTTACATTTAAAACTACACATCTGAATGGCAACCAAAAAATCACCGCAATCTGACTACAGCGAATCGTCGATCCGTGTACTGAAAGGCCTGGAGCCGGTCAAGCAACGCCCTGGCATGTACACCCGCACCGAAAATCCGCTGCATATCATTCAGGAAGTGATTGACAATGCCTCGGACGAAGCGCTTGGCGGATTCTGCAAGAATATCCTGGTGACCCTGAATACCGACGGCAGCGTCAGCGTCGAGGACGACGGCCGTGGCATCCCGGTCGGCATGCACCCGGAAGAAAAAGTCCCGACGGTGGAAATCGTCTTCACCCGCCTGCACGCCGGCGGCAAGTTCGACAAGGGCAGCGGCGGCGCCTACTCTTTTTCCGGCGGCTTGCACGGGGTCGGCGTCTCGGTCACCAACGCCCTCTCCTCGCGCCTGGAAATCACGGTGTGGCGTGAAGGCGGCGAACATCATATGGTGTTCGCCGACGGCGACGTGATTGAAAAACTCAAGTCGCGCCCGCTCGGCCGCGAAGACGGCAAGAAATCCGGAACTCGCGTCACTGCCTGGCCGAATCCGAAATACTTCGACTCGCCGGCCATCTCGCAACCGGAACTGCAGCGCCTGCTGCGCTCCAAGGCGGTGTTGCTGCCGGGCGTCAAAGTCACGCTGCTCAACGCCAAGAACGGCGACAGCCAGACCTGGCAATACGACCAGGGCTTGCGCGGCTACCTGATGGAATCGCTGGCGCAGTCGTCGAACGCCGAACCGCTGATCCCGCTGTTCGAAGGCGAGCAGTACGCCAATGCCGATGCCGAGGGTTTCGCCGAAGGCGAAGGCGCGGCCTGGGTGGTGGCCTGGACCGAAGACGGCGCCATCGTGCGCGAATCCTATGTCAACCTGATTCCGACTTCGGCCGGCGGCACCCATGAATCGGGCCTGCGCGAAGGCTTGTTCGGCGCCGTCAAGAGTTTCGTCGAAATGCATTCGCTGCTGCCCAAGGGCGTCAAGCTGCTGCCGGAAGACGTGTTTGCGCGCGTTTCCTTCGTCTTGTCGGCCAAGGTGCTGGATCCGCAGTTCCAGGGCCAGATCAAGGAACGCCTGAATTCGCGCGACGCCGTGCGGCTGGTGTCGACCTATACCCGGCCGGCGCTGGAGCTGTGGCTGAACCAGCATGTCGAATACGGCAAGAAACTGGCCGACCTGGTGATCAAGCAAGCCCAGAACCGTTTGCGCTCGGCGCAAAAAGTCGAAAAGAAAAAATCTTCCGGGGTAGCCGTCTTGCCGGGCAAGCTGACCGATTGCGAATCCAGCGATATCAGCCGCAACGAACTGTTTCTGGTCGAAGGCGATTCCGCCGGCGGTTCCGCCAAAATGGGCCGCGACAAGGAGTTCCAGGCGATCCTGCCGCTGCGCGGCAAGGTGCTGAACTCCTGGGAAACCGAGCGCGACCGCCTGTTCGCCAACAATGAAATCCACGATATTGCGGTCGCCATCGGCGTCGACCCTCATGGCAAAACCGACACCATCGATTTCAGCGGCCTGCGTTACGGCAAGATCTGCATCTTGTCGGATGCGGATGTCGACGGTTCGCATATCCAGGTTCTGCTGCTGACGCTGTTTTTCCGCCATTTCCCGCAACTGATAGACCGCGGCAACATCTGCATCGCGCGGCCGCCGCTGTACCGGGTCGATGCGCCGGCGCGCGGCAAGAAGCCGGCGCAGAAAATCTATGCGCTGGACGATGGCGAGCTGGAAGCGATTGAAGATAAATTGCGCAAGGACGGCGTCAAGGACGGTGCATGGTCCATCTCCCGCTTCAAAGGCCTGGGCGAAATGAATGCCGAGCAGCTGTGGGAAACCACGATGAATCCGGATACTCGCAGGCTGCTGCCGGTTTCACTCGGCAACTTCGACCTGGAAGCGTCGGAAAACCGCTTCAACATGTTGATGGGCAAGGGAGAAGCCGCGGCGCGCCGGGCCTGGATTGAAGAACACGGCAATGAAGCAGAGGCCGACATCTAAACCAGGCGCAGCACGAGGTATAGCGACATATGGCGATATGACAACATTTTTGCCGTCCGCCATGCGCGGTGGCGAAACGTATTATCATGGTTGCAGTTTCCAGGCTTCCCGGCGCCACTGTCATGTTTCCCGGACAGCTGGCAGCCAGTCGACCATCCCCGTCGTCCGCCGCAACAATAGCGCAACCGCCCTGCTGCCCAGGGTTTTACCGCAGCTCATCGCCGAGCTTGCAAAGGATAGTGTTTTTAATGAAATACCGTAACAGATTAAGCTTGGCCTCCGATAGCAGATGAACCAGCTTCGCCGTCATCTGGGCCAACTCCTCACCGCCACTCTTCTGACGTTTGCACTTCTGACCACGGTCGGTAGCGCACGCGCGGATATTTTCGGCTATATCGACGCCGATGGCATGGGGCATTTCTCGACCGAGAAGCTGGACAACCGTTATCAGCTTTTCATGCGCGGCGACGGCTTTTTCGATTCTTCCCAGCTGGCGGCAGGCGGCGCCAAGCCGCTCGACCAGAAGCTGCGCGACAGCCCGCTGTTCCGCTACCTGTCGCAACATCCGAACCTGAAAAAATACGAAGCGCTGGTAGACCAGGCGGCGCAGGAATTCGCGCTGGAGCCGGCCCTGCTGAAGGCCGTGATGGCGGCTGAGTCAGGCTTCAATCCCGCTGCCGTATCGCCCAAGGGTGCGATCGGCCTGATGCAGATCATGCCGGCCACAGCCGAGCGTTACGGCCTGACCGGCGACAGCAAGAAACCGGTCGAGAAAAAACTGACCGACCCGCGCACCAATATCCGCCTGGGCGCGCGCTATCTGCGCGACTTGCTGAAACTCTATCCGGCGCAGCAGGAACTGGTGATCGCTTCTTACAACGCCGGCGAAGGCGCCGTACAGAAATACAATAACAAGGTGCCGCCGTATGCGGAAACACGCAACTACGTGCAGCTGGTGCGCCAGTTTTACCAGCTGTACCAGCCGGCATTCGCGCAATCCGCCGCTAGCACTAACGCCGGCGGCAAACCCGGCCTGAACCGCATCCGCCTGGTGATTCCGGGCCGCAGCAACATGCCGGCGGCCATCGCGCCCAATCTAAATCCGGCTCCGGCTCCAATTCCGCCAGCTGCGGCGATATCCGCAACGGCAACGCCTCTTATCGAATAATTTCCCGACTCCTCATGACCGACCAAAACGATCTGTTTGCTACGCCAGATGCACCAACCCCGGACGCTGAATCCTTAACCCTCGCCACCTTCGCTGAACGCGCCTACCTCGACTACGCCATTTCGGTCGTCAAGGGCCGCGCCTTGCCCGACGTCTCCGACGGCCAGAAGCCGGTGCAGCGCCGCATCCTGTACGCGATGAGCGAGCTGGGCCTGAACGCCGCCGCCAAACCGCGCAAATCGGCGCTGGTGGTGGGCGATGTGCTGGGCAAGCTGCACCCGCACGGCGACCAGTCGGTGTACGACGCCCTGGTACGCATGACCCAGGATTTCTCGCTACGCTATCCGCTGGTCGACGGCCAGGGCAACTTCGGTTCGCGCGACGGCGACGGCGCCGCTGCGATGCGTTACACCGAGGCGCGTCTGACGCCGATCGCCCGTTTGCTGCTGGAAGAAATCGCCATGGGCACGGTCGATTTCCAGCCCAACTACGACGGCTCCACCGAAGAACCGAAACTGCTGCCGGCGCGGCTGCCTTTCGTGCTGCTGAACGGAGCTTCGGGGATTGCGGTCGGCCTGGCCACTGAAATTCCATCGCACAACTTGCAGGAAGTGGCGAAAGCTGCTGTCGCCCTGATCCGCAATCCCAACCTGAGCCATGCCGAGCTGATGCAGATCATTCCCGGCCCGGATTTCCCGGGCGGCGGCCAGATCATCACCTCGGCCGGCGCGATCTCGGAGATGTACGAGAGCGGCCGCGGCAGCCTGAAAGTACGCGCCACCTGGAAGATCGAAGACCTGGCGCGCGGCCAATGGCAAGCCGTGGTCACGGAACTGCCGCCTGGCGCATCGTCACAGAAGATCCTGGAAGAAATCGAAGAGCTGACCAATCCGAAAATCAAGCTCGGCAAGAAAACCCTGACGCCGGAACAGCTGGCGCTCAAGACGTCGATCCTGTCGGTGCTCGACACGGTGCGCGACGAATCGGGGCGCGACGCGCCGGTGCGCCTGGTGTTCGAACCGAAATCGAAGAACCTGGACCAGACCGAATTCACCAACATGCTGCTGGCCCATACTTCGCTGGAAAGCAGCGCTTCGATCAACCTGGTGATGATAGGCGGCGATGGCCGTCCGCGCCAGAAGGGCCTGGGCATGATCTTGCGCGAGTGGATCACTTTCCGCTTCGCCACCATCACCCGCCGCACGCAGTTCAAGCTGCAGAAAATCGATGACCGCATCCATATCCTGGAAGGCCGCGAAGCGATCCTGCTGAATATCGACAAGGTGATCAAGATCATCCGCGAATCGGATGAACCGAAACCGGCGCTGATCGAGGCATTCAAGCTGTCCGACCGCCAGGCCGAAGATATCCTGGAAATCCGCCTGCGCCAGCTGGCGCGCCTGGAGACCATCAAGATCCAGCAGGAACTGGCCGAGCTGCGCAATGAAAAAGCCACGCTGCAAGACCTGCTCGACAATCCGGCCTCGATGAAACGCCTGGTGATCAAGGAAATCGAAGCCGACCAGAAGCAATTCGGCGACGCCCGCCGCACCCTGATCGAAGCCGCGGAAAAAGCCGTGGTGGAAACCCGCATCGTCGATGAGCCGGTAACCGTCATCATTTCGCAAAAAGGCTGGGTGCGCGCACGCACCGGCCACGGCCATGACGCCAGCCAGTTCGGCTTCAAGGCGGGCGATGCCTTGTACGGCGCATTCGAGTGCCGCACCGTCGACAACCTGCTGACCTTCGGCTCCAACGGCCGCATCTATTCGGTATCGGTAGCGACCTTGCCGAACGCGCGCGGCGACGGCGTGCCGATCACGACCCTGATCGACCTGGCCAACGGCAGCAGCGTCATGCATTATTTCGCCGGCCCGTCCGACCTGGTACTGCTGCTGGCAAGCTCCGGCGGCTACGGCTTCACCGCCAAGATCGGCGACATGCTGAGCCGGGTCAAGGCCGGCAAGTCCTATGTCACGCTGGATGAGGGCGACCTGCCCTTGCCGCCGCAGGCGCTGAGCGCCAATGTCAGCGCCATCGCCTGCCTGTCGGAAAAAGGCCGCCTGCTGGTGTTCGGCCTGGACGAATGCAAGTCGCTCAGCAACGGCGGCCGCGGCGTGATCCTGATGGAATTGGAAGACAAGGAAAAACTGCTGGCGGCGCAACCGATCAGCCAGCGCGGCGTGCTGGTATCCGGCATCGGCCGCGGCGGCAAGGCGCAACAGGTAACTCTGTCTGCATCAGGACTGGCGCCGCATATCGGCAAACGCGCCCGCAAAGGGAAGATGCTGGAATCGAAACTCAAGCCGGCGACATTAACACCCGTGACACCATAGCCCTGCAGCCATAAAGCAGCCCGTTCCGCGCCGCTTTATTAAATTAGGGTCAGAGTCGAATTAAAATAATTCGACTCTGACCCTAATTTTTCCCCGGACCTGAAAATAAAAAAGCCAACTTCATTCAAGTCGGCTTTTTTTGTTTGCATCAAATTACTGCAGCGCAAGCTGCGCGAAGACTATTGCATGGAAATCAAAGCTTCGAAGCAATCAGCTTGCCCAGCCTCTCTATCCCTTCACGTATTTTTGCCGGCGGCACGGTCACGAAACTCAGGCGCAAGGTATGTTGTTCCGGCGTATTGCCGTAGAACGGGCCGCCCGGCACGAACGCCACGTGCTGCTCCACCGCTTCCGCCAGCAGCTTGACGCTGTCGATATGCTTGGGCAAGGTGACCCAGATGAACATGCCGCCTTCCGGCTTGGTCCAGCTGGTGCCGGCTGGGAAATAGGTCTTCAGCGCATCCAGCATGGCGTCGCACTGGTCCGAATACAGTTTGCGGATGGTCGGGATATGCTGGTCGAGGAAACCGTCCTTGATGGTTTCGTACACCACCATTTGCGTCAGCTGCGCGGTATGCAGGTCGGTCGCCTGCTTGGCCTGTTCCAGCTTTTCGATCAGGGGCCGCGGCGCTACCACATAGCCCAGGCGGATTCCCGGCGTCAGGATCTTGGAAAAGGACCCCATGTAGATCACCCCGCCCGGGTTCATGCTCAGCATCTTCGGCAGCGGTTCGGCGCGATAGCTGAGGGCGCCGTAAGGATCATCCTCGATCAGCGGCAAGCCGAGCCGTGCGCAGATATCGACCAGCGCGTGGCGGCGTTCCACCGACAAGGTGCGGCCCGTAGGATTCTGGAAATTCGGCAGCGCATACAGCATGCGCGCGCCCTGCCCCAGGGTCGCCACGGTTTCCGGGATCAGACCGCCTTCGTCGCTAGGGACCGAGACGAACTCGGGGCCATACAGGGAAAACGCCTGCAGGGCGCCCAGGTAGCTTGGCGTTTCCACCAGCACCTTGCTGTCTTCATCGATCAGCACCTTGCCCAGCAAATCCAGGCCTTGCTGCGAACCGGAAGTCATCATGACCTGGTTCGCCATGATCTTGGCGCCGTCGGTCGACAGCGAATTGGCTACCCATTCGCGCAGCGGGCCATAACCGTCGGTCGGGCCGTATTGCAAGGCAACCTTGCCTTGCTCCGACAATATTTTGTCGAACGCCACTTTCAACTGCTCGACCGGGAAAGTCGCAGGCGAAGGCAGGCCGCCGGCGAAGGAAATGATTTCCGGACGCATGGTGATCTTCAGGATTTCGCGGATGGCCGAGCTTTGCAGTTTCTGCGCGCGCTGCGAAAAATGCCATTGCAGCGGGGTGGGATTTTCGATTTTCATACTATTCTCTTCAAGTGATCTATTTTAAGAGGCCGCCGTCAAGCGCCCAGCCAAGGCCGGACGCGGATTGCAGCAGCCTGCGGTTTTTATGATCTGCCGTCTCCTGGGCTGGCAGCGGATGGCGCTGCCAGGACTACGCCGCGGACTACTCTATTTCAGCAATCATTTCAATTTCCACGCAGGCGCCCAACGGCAGCTGTGCTACGCCGAATGCGGAACGGGCATGTTTGCCCTGCTCGCCGAATACTTCGCCGATCAGTTCGGAGGCGCCGTTGGTAACCAGGTGCTGCTCCGTGAAATCAGGCGTCGAATTGACCAGGCTCATCAACTTGACGACGCGCTTGACGCGCTTCAGGTCGCCGCCGCATGCTGCTTGCAGGGTGGCGATCAGGTCGATGGCGATGCCGCGCGCGGCCAGCTTGGCTTCTTCGGTAGTGGCGTCCTTGCCCAGTTGGCCGACCCAGATCTTGCCGTCTTTCTTGGACAAGTGACCGGACAGGTAAACCGTGTTGCCGCTTTGGGCGTACATCACATAAGCGGCAGCAGGTGCGGCAACCGCAGGCAATGTGATATTCAGGGCTTGCAACTTTTCATATACAGACATCTGACACTCCGAAAAAAATCATTTGCCCGCGCTTTTGGCGCCAGCAGCAATGACGGGATAAATGGGATACAGCCGGCTGGCGCCCCGCCAAATTCCGGCCAATACGGGATTATCTCACTCCAGCGCCCAAATTGCGAAATGTGGCTTGGTATTTTGACAGCTGCGTTTGCTTCCTGCGTTTGTCACCTACCTGGCTTGCCGCCGCACCGCTGTCTTGCGGCCGAACGCCACCACCACCAGCACCGCCAGCGCAAACAGCAGGTTGCCGGCTTCCAGGGTCTCGCCCAGAAGCAGTGTCGCCCCCAGCATGGTCAGGAAAGGCTGTAGTAGTTGCACCTGACCAACTCGCGCTATGCCGCCCAAGGCCAGGCCCTTGTACCAAAACAAGAAGCCGATGAACATCGAAAACACCGACACGTAGGCAAATCCCAGCCAGGCCTTGGGCGAAGCGCTGACGCCGTAACGCCATCCCAGCCAGACGGTGACCGGCAGTAGGAGCGGCAGGGAAAGCAGCAGCGCCCAGGCGATCACCTGTTGTCCGCCCATGGTTTGCGACAGGCGTCCGCCTTCCGCATAACCCATGGCCGCGGCCAGCACCGCCGCCAGCAGGGCCAGGTCGGCAGGCTGCAAACCGCCGCCGCCTTGGTTCAATGCAAAAACGACAACGATAGCGCTGCCGATCACCGCGGCGATCCAGAACCCGGTCGAGGGCCGCTCGCCAAAGCGCAACGCGCCGAACAAGGCTGTCGCCAGCGGCAGGATGCCGAGCACGATGGCGCCATGCGCAGCCGGCACATAACGCATCGCCACCGATGAAAACACAGGAAATCCAACCACCACGCCCAGCGCCGTCAGCGCCAGGGGTTTCCACTGCGCGGCGGTCGGCAGCTTGGCTTTCAGCTTCCACAACAGCAGCATGGAACACAGCGCAGCAACCACTGCCCGGCCGAGCGCCACGAACACCGGATTCAGTTCCGCCACCGCCATGCGGGTAAACGGCAGGGTCAGGCTGAACAGCGCTACCCCGGCCAGCCCCAGCCACATGCCTTTGGATTCATCCGTCATGGCGCCGGTCCTTGCGATCAAAGCCAAATCGAGACTGCCGAATAAATTGTCAGCAGCACCATCACCGTACAAAACACACGCTGCCACAAGGGCTGCGCCAGGTAGCGCCGCAACACCGAACCGGCGCCGGCCCAGGCGCTTACGCATGGCAGGTTGATGACGCAGAACACCAGGCAGTAGATGGCGATCGATAGCCAGATAGGCTCCAGCGGCGGCAGGAACGCCGAGGCGCTGGTGATGGCCATGATCCAGGCTTTCGGGTTGGCTGCCTGGAATGCCGACGCGCCGAGGAAGGTCATCGGCTTGTGGTTGCCGCCGGCTTCCGATTTGAACGACATGTTGCGCAGCTTCCAGGCCAGGTACAGCAGATAGGCCGAACCCAGTGTCTTCAGGATCACATGGCTGGCCGGCAAGGCCAGCACCAGGCTGCCGATGCCGGCCGCGCACAGCACCAGCATGACGCCGAAGCCGAAGGTCACCCCGAGCATGTGCGGGATGGTGCGGTTGAAGCCGAACATGATGCCGGACGAAGTCAGCATGATGTTGTTCGGGCCTGGCGTGATCGACGACACGAAGGCGAACACCGCGAGCGGCAGCAAGGAAGCCAGCATCATGACACGCTGGTGGCCGGATGGAAGCCAGGGCCGCGCAAGCGCGCCAGCAGCGCCCGCAGGATGCCCGGCCTGCCATGGTGGCGCTGCGGCAAGCCGCTAAGGCTGATGCGGCTGTTGCCCGGATCGGCTTCCACCACCACCATCCGCCCCGGCAGCAAGGCCAGCGAACGGCCGGCGCGCAGCCAGTGATCTTCCGGCTGGCCTTCAAAAGTCACCCAGACGCGGCCGCTGACCACTTTCAGGATCAACTGCTGTTCGGTCACGCCGGACAGCACGGCGCCGCCCGACAAGGTATGAGACTGTTGCTTGAATAGTGTTTGCATGACGGACTCGCTTCCGGATTTGCAGCATTGAAGATTTAGGTCTATGCTAAGCCAATAAACCAATACAGTACCAATACAGTTAACCAAGTAATTTCTGACATTGTCCCGGCCGAATCACCAATACAGTAACCAGCACAGTGACCAACACAGTCCCTCCCCGCAAGCTGAGCAATGGCCAGTTGCCCCAGCCACCATCCGCCCCGCAGCCGCTGTCGCGCGACAGCGATACCTCGCTGGTCGAGCAGATCGTGCGCAGCATCGAGTCCCGCATCAGCGACCGCCTGCTGCGCAGCGGCGCGCGCATGCCATCGATCCGCCAGTTTGCCGACAGCCACAGCGTCT
Coding sequences within it:
- a CDS encoding DMT family transporter, producing MTDESKGMWLGLAGVALFSLTLPFTRMAVAELNPVFVALGRAVVAALCSMLLLWKLKAKLPTAAQWKPLALTALGVVVGFPVFSSVAMRYVPAAHGAIVLGILPLATALFGALRFGERPSTGFWIAAVIGSAIVVVFALNQGGGGLQPADLALLAAVLAAAMGYAEGGRLSQTMGGQQVIAWALLLSLPLLLPVTVWLGWRYGVSASPKAWLGFAYVSVFSMFIGFLFWYKGLALGGIARVGQVQLLQPFLTMLGATLLLGETLEAGNLLFALAVLVVVAFGRKTAVRRQAR
- a CDS encoding LysE family translocator, translating into MLASLLPLAVFAFVSSITPGPNNIMLTSSGIMFGFNRTIPHMLGVTFGFGVMLVLCAAGIGSLVLALPASHVILKTLGSAYLLYLAWKLRNMSFKSEAGGNHKPMTFLGASAFQAANPKAWIMAITSASAFLPPLEPIWLSIAIYCLVFCVINLPCVSAWAGAGSVLRRYLAQPLWQRVFCTVMVLLTIYSAVSIWL
- a CDS encoding RidA family protein, translated to MSVYEKLQALNITLPAVAAPAAAYVMYAQSGNTVYLSGHLSKKDGKIWVGQLGKDATTEEAKLAARGIAIDLIATLQAACGGDLKRVKRVVKLMSLVNSTPDFTEQHLVTNGASELIGEVFGEQGKHARSAFGVAQLPLGACVEIEMIAEIE
- a CDS encoding PLP-dependent aminotransferase family protein is translated as MKIENPTPLQWHFSQRAQKLQSSAIREILKITMRPEIISFAGGLPSPATFPVEQLKVAFDKILSEQGKVALQYGPTDGYGPLREWVANSLSTDGAKIMANQVMMTSGSQQGLDLLGKVLIDEDSKVLVETPSYLGALQAFSLYGPEFVSVPSDEGGLIPETVATLGQGARMLYALPNFQNPTGRTLSVERRHALVDICARLGLPLIEDDPYGALSYRAEPLPKMLSMNPGGVIYMGSFSKILTPGIRLGYVVAPRPLIEKLEQAKQATDLHTAQLTQMVVYETIKDGFLDQHIPTIRKLYSDQCDAMLDALKTYFPAGTSWTKPEGGMFIWVTLPKHIDSVKLLAEAVEQHVAFVPGGPFYGNTPEQHTLRLSFVTVPPAKIREGIERLGKLIASKL
- a CDS encoding DUF2917 domain-containing protein; its protein translation is MQTLFKQQSHTLSGGAVLSGVTEQQLILKVVSGRVWVTFEGQPEDHWLRAGRSLALLPGRMVVVEADPGNSRISLSGLPQRHHGRPGILRALLARLRGPGFHPATSVS
- the parC gene encoding DNA topoisomerase IV subunit A, with product MTDQNDLFATPDAPTPDAESLTLATFAERAYLDYAISVVKGRALPDVSDGQKPVQRRILYAMSELGLNAAAKPRKSALVVGDVLGKLHPHGDQSVYDALVRMTQDFSLRYPLVDGQGNFGSRDGDGAAAMRYTEARLTPIARLLLEEIAMGTVDFQPNYDGSTEEPKLLPARLPFVLLNGASGIAVGLATEIPSHNLQEVAKAAVALIRNPNLSHAELMQIIPGPDFPGGGQIITSAGAISEMYESGRGSLKVRATWKIEDLARGQWQAVVTELPPGASSQKILEEIEELTNPKIKLGKKTLTPEQLALKTSILSVLDTVRDESGRDAPVRLVFEPKSKNLDQTEFTNMLLAHTSLESSASINLVMIGGDGRPRQKGLGMILREWITFRFATITRRTQFKLQKIDDRIHILEGREAILLNIDKVIKIIRESDEPKPALIEAFKLSDRQAEDILEIRLRQLARLETIKIQQELAELRNEKATLQDLLDNPASMKRLVIKEIEADQKQFGDARRTLIEAAEKAVVETRIVDEPVTVIISQKGWVRARTGHGHDASQFGFKAGDALYGAFECRTVDNLLTFGSNGRIYSVSVATLPNARGDGVPITTLIDLANGSSVMHYFAGPSDLVLLLASSGGYGFTAKIGDMLSRVKAGKSYVTLDEGDLPLPPQALSANVSAIACLSEKGRLLVFGLDECKSLSNGGRGVILMELEDKEKLLAAQPISQRGVLVSGIGRGGKAQQVTLSASGLAPHIGKRARKGKMLESKLKPATLTPVTP